From a single Apium graveolens cultivar Ventura chromosome 2, ASM990537v1, whole genome shotgun sequence genomic region:
- the LOC141706035 gene encoding uncharacterized protein LOC141706035 gives MGGGRAPCCDKNKVKTGPWSPAEDFKLATFVHNNGHHNWRSLPKQAGLLRCGKSCRLRWINYLSPNVKRGNFTLEEEDSIIKLHDSYGNKWSKIAAQLPGRTDNEIKNVWNTYLKKRILDNDPKCHKKCNDSKTKNNNSLSSSISSSSNASNKEQGPSPIDHQQLPMSKMPDIATQLATGSCLQIAKQETSGSSSFASNASNFSSSNTEVLDQVAKPNEESSALDIYLEDIGKFDIIDSETFDLQSVLQELEYYEAKQEKQLEAFLLSSNVADENYIMNHDLEIAERSEWYRYLENSELGLEGIIGEQHQKVAQNITAPDETFQEGIKSLQPQADHLT, from the exons ATGGGCGGAGGACGAGCCCCATGCTGTGACAAGAACAAGGTGAAAACAGGGCCATGGAGTCCTGCAGAAGATTTTAAACTTGCAACTTTTGTTCACAACAACGGTCATCATAACTGGCGCTCTCTGCCCAAACAGGCTG GCTTGCTGCGATGTGGAAAGAGCTGCCGTTTGAGATGGATAAATTACTTGAGCCCTAATGTCAAACGGGGCAACTTCACTCTAGAAGAAGAGGATTCCATTATTAAGTTGCACGACTCCTATGGAAACAA gTGGTCAAAGATTGCTGCTCAGTTACCAGGAAGAACCGATAACGAGATTAAAAATGTATGGAACACGTATTTGAAAAAAAGAATCTTGGACAACGATCCCAAATGTCACAAAAAGTGTAATGATAGTAAAACAAAAAATAACAATTCTTTGTCATCTTCTATATCTTCGTCTAGTAATGCTTCAAACAAAGAACAGGGACCAAGTCCAATTGATCACCAACAACTCCCTATGTCGAAAATGCCAGATATTGCAACACAACTAGCAACTGGGAGTTGTCTGCAAATTGCCAAACAGGAAACATCAGGATCAAGTTCATTTGCTTCCAATGCATCTAATTTTTCGAGCTCTAATACAGAGGTACTTGATCAGGTTGCCAAGCCAAACGAAGAGTCATCAGCCCTTGATATTTACTTGGAAGATATCGGTAAGTTTGATATTATCGATTCTGAGACGTTTGATCTTCAGAGTGTGTTACAAGAGTTGGAATATTATGAAGCCAAACAAGAGAAGCAGCTTGAGGCCTTCCTGCTGAGCTCAAATGTTGCAGATGAGAATTACATAATGAATCATGATTTAGAAATAGCTGAAAGAAGTGAGTGGTATAGATACTTAGAAAACAGTGAGCTTGGACTTGAGGGAATTATAGGGGAACAACACCAAAAAGTTGCACAAAATATAACAGCTCCAGATGAAACTTTTCAGGAGGGGATTAAAAGTTTACAGCCACAAGCTGATCATCTGACATGA